The following are from one region of the Streptomyces fradiae genome:
- a CDS encoding ABC transporter substrate-binding protein produces the protein MQRRRFLGLAAAATTLGLTAGLSGCGALGGDSGGDVTLRLVAADYDLTGGDSTKKYWNGLVAAFEAKNPGVKVQVQIESWNDVDRKVADMVKAGQAPDVAQIGAYADYAAAEQLYSADELLSIPVQANFLAPLVDAGEYKRTQYGLPFVASTRLLFYNEELFDKAGVDAAPTTWAELAAAAEKLNKKGVTYPFALPLGPEEAQAETMMWLLSGGGGYIDATGHYNLDSDANTRTFDWLRDNLVTPGLTGPTAPGKLNRKEAFAAFARGEVGMLNGHPSLMQEAAKKGVKVGKVPLPGTDGKAKATMGVADWIMGFKQNGHRKEIGAFLDFVFSDENVLKFAGDNDLLPATVTASATMQADPKSADLREFLEALPDSQLPPVGKTSWAQVSSSVKKDIGRAVQPGVKPAEVLARLARQATAAENAE, from the coding sequence GTGCAGCGGCGACGATTCCTTGGACTGGCCGCAGCGGCCACCACACTCGGGCTGACCGCCGGCCTCTCCGGCTGCGGCGCCCTCGGCGGCGACTCCGGCGGCGACGTCACGCTGAGGCTCGTGGCCGCCGACTACGACCTGACCGGCGGCGACTCCACCAAGAAGTACTGGAACGGCCTGGTCGCCGCCTTCGAGGCGAAGAACCCCGGCGTGAAGGTCCAGGTCCAGATCGAGTCCTGGAACGACGTCGACCGCAAGGTCGCCGACATGGTCAAGGCCGGCCAGGCGCCCGACGTCGCCCAGATCGGCGCCTACGCCGACTACGCCGCCGCCGAGCAGCTCTACTCCGCCGACGAGCTGCTGTCCATCCCCGTCCAGGCCAACTTCCTGGCCCCGCTCGTCGACGCCGGCGAGTACAAGCGCACCCAGTACGGGCTGCCCTTCGTCGCCTCCACGCGCCTGCTCTTCTACAACGAGGAGCTGTTCGACAAGGCGGGCGTCGACGCGGCCCCGACCACCTGGGCCGAGCTGGCCGCCGCCGCCGAGAAGCTGAACAAGAAGGGCGTCACCTACCCCTTCGCGCTGCCCCTCGGCCCCGAGGAGGCCCAGGCCGAGACCATGATGTGGCTGCTCAGCGGAGGGGGCGGCTACATCGACGCCACCGGCCACTACAACCTGGACTCCGACGCCAACACCCGCACCTTCGACTGGCTGCGCGACAACCTTGTCACCCCCGGCCTCACCGGCCCCACCGCCCCCGGCAAGCTGAACCGCAAGGAGGCCTTCGCCGCCTTCGCGCGCGGCGAGGTCGGCATGCTCAACGGGCACCCCTCCCTCATGCAGGAGGCCGCCAAGAAGGGCGTCAAGGTCGGCAAGGTGCCGCTGCCCGGCACCGACGGCAAGGCCAAGGCCACCATGGGCGTCGCCGACTGGATCATGGGCTTCAAGCAGAACGGGCACCGCAAGGAGATCGGCGCCTTCCTCGACTTCGTCTTCAGCGACGAGAACGTCCTGAAGTTCGCGGGCGACAACGACCTGCTGCCGGCCACCGTCACCGCCTCCGCGACCATGCAGGCCGACCCGAAGTCGGCCGACCTGCGCGAGTTCCTGGAGGCCCTGCCGGACTCCCAGCTGCCGCCGGTCGGCAAGACGTCGTGGGCGCAGGTCAGCAGCAGCGTGAAGAAGGACATCGGCCGGGCGGTGCAGCCGGGCGTGAAGCCGGCGGAGGTGCTGGCCCGGCTGGCCCGGCAGGCGACGGCGGCCGAGAACGCCGAATAA
- a CDS encoding DUF3263 domain-containing protein, translating to MTSENGDPGHDELGERERAVLAVERRSWPGPGAKERAVREQLGLSATRYYQLLNALLDDPRALAHDPVTVNRLRRVRDEKSARR from the coding sequence ATGACGAGCGAAAACGGGGACCCGGGACACGACGAGCTCGGCGAGCGCGAGCGGGCCGTCCTCGCCGTGGAACGGCGCTCCTGGCCCGGCCCCGGCGCCAAGGAGCGCGCGGTGCGCGAACAGCTCGGCCTGTCCGCCACCCGTTACTACCAGCTGCTCAACGCGCTCCTGGACGACCCGCGCGCGCTGGCGCACGACCCGGTCACGGTCAACCGCCTGCGCCGGGTGCGCGACGAGAAGAGCGCGCGCCGCTGA
- the otsB gene encoding trehalose-phosphatase translates to MVSSLPHPTTAAGRDGLAALLARPEKAVVALDFDGTLAEIVPDPERARAHPGAVPALAALAPRVAAVVVVTGRPAGVAVRYGGFAGVPGLDHLVVLGHYGAERWDAVTGTVQAAAPHPGVASVRAELPGFLDRIGAWPGVWIEEKGRAVAVHTRRAEDPQGAFEALKGPLGDLATHHGLVLEPGRMVLELRPPGMDKGVALADYLRETGARSVLYAGDDLGDLPAYAAVEKLRSDGTPGLLVCSAAESSAVPDLAARADLTVPGPAAVVGLLAGLAEAMAEEPADGQGA, encoded by the coding sequence ATGGTCAGCAGCCTTCCGCACCCGACCACAGCCGCCGGCCGCGACGGCCTCGCCGCGCTCCTCGCGCGGCCCGAGAAGGCCGTCGTCGCCCTCGACTTCGACGGGACGCTCGCCGAGATCGTCCCCGACCCGGAACGGGCCCGCGCCCACCCGGGCGCCGTGCCCGCGCTCGCCGCCCTCGCCCCGCGGGTGGCCGCCGTCGTGGTGGTCACCGGCCGCCCCGCCGGAGTGGCCGTACGGTACGGGGGCTTCGCCGGCGTCCCCGGCCTGGACCACCTGGTCGTCCTCGGCCATTACGGCGCGGAGCGCTGGGACGCCGTCACCGGCACCGTCCAGGCCGCCGCCCCGCACCCCGGGGTCGCCTCGGTCCGCGCCGAGCTCCCCGGCTTCCTCGACCGGATCGGCGCCTGGCCCGGCGTCTGGATCGAGGAGAAGGGCCGCGCGGTCGCCGTCCACACCCGCCGCGCCGAGGACCCGCAGGGCGCCTTCGAGGCCCTGAAGGGCCCCCTCGGCGACCTCGCCACCCACCACGGCCTGGTCCTGGAACCGGGCCGGATGGTCCTGGAGCTCCGCCCGCCGGGCATGGACAAGGGCGTCGCCCTCGCCGACTACCTCCGCGAGACCGGCGCCCGCTCCGTCCTCTACGCGGGCGACGACCTCGGCGACCTCCCCGCCTACGCGGCCGTCGAGAAACTCCGCTCCGACGGCACCCCCGGCCTCCTCGTCTGCTCCGCCGCCGAATCCTCCGCGGTCCCCGACCTCGCCGCCCGCGCCGACCTCACGGTCCCGGGGCCGGCGGCGGTGGTGGGCCTCCTCGCGGGGCTCGCGGAGGCGATGGCGGAAGAGCCGGCGGACGGTCAGGGGGCGTAG
- a CDS encoding immune inhibitor A domain-containing protein, whose translation MTLGSALTALLAAGLTPAAAQEARDSSPGATAAPRADDRPGPLSKQRSELRKKAIDLVAKGKAKANARGVVEVAPGKFAETETTTETRQEKIFTILSEFGDQSSGKLGSVPGPLHNQIPQPDRSTDNSNAWTADFSKSHYEELFNGSGESMKTFYEKLSNGRYSVSNTVEDWVKVPGNASTYGDNSVEDTGGSWAFIQDTGDAWWNAQLAAGKTPAEIDAYLAQFDVWDRNDWDHDGNFDEPDGYIDHFQAVHAGMGEDAGGGAQGEDAIWSHRWYVNGDDFGLTGPDVSGAQNKAGGARIGQSKYWLGDYTTEGENGGLGVFCHEFGHDLGLPDFYDTNGGENSTAFWTLMSSGSWLGHGAAANEGIGTHPGLMGAEEKLFLGWLDYADAPLGATGSYTLSPAALQVAGKAQAVRVALPDKASSTPYATPTSGTHAWWTGSADGLNQSLTRSVPATSRVTVKASAWYEIEADFDYLFAEYSLDGGANWQRAGSAVSGSSAGKWTTLRFSYDAAGQPSLFRFRYQTDGGVHFAGAFLDDISFATGGTTLASDDVEQGTNGWTAQDRWKISTGTETATYPRYYLVENREYVGADALLAEGPYQFSKGITAPDWVEFFKFQNGMLVWYVDRSYDDNNVSSHPGGGSAMAVDARPTPFRWDDGTAPSNRRQPFDATFGLEPTDATCLHKEVLVGKGKQQTVATKAACAPSVPGMPVFDDTDPNAYYDPTAPQASVKVAGHGTKVTVTGDAGDDLTITVANP comes from the coding sequence ATGACCCTCGGGTCGGCGCTCACCGCACTCCTCGCCGCGGGACTCACCCCCGCCGCGGCGCAGGAGGCCAGGGACAGCAGCCCCGGCGCCACCGCCGCGCCCAGGGCGGACGACCGGCCCGGGCCGCTCAGCAAGCAGCGCAGCGAACTGCGCAAGAAGGCGATCGACCTGGTGGCCAAGGGCAAGGCGAAGGCGAACGCCCGTGGCGTCGTCGAGGTCGCGCCCGGCAAGTTCGCCGAGACCGAGACCACCACCGAGACGCGGCAGGAGAAGATCTTCACGATCCTCTCCGAGTTCGGCGACCAGAGCTCCGGGAAGCTCGGCTCGGTGCCCGGGCCGCTGCACAACCAGATACCGCAGCCGGACCGCAGCACGGACAACTCCAACGCCTGGACCGCGGACTTCTCGAAGTCGCACTACGAGGAGCTGTTCAACGGCTCCGGCGAGTCGATGAAGACCTTCTACGAGAAGCTGTCCAACGGCCGCTACTCCGTCTCCAACACCGTCGAGGACTGGGTCAAGGTCCCCGGCAACGCCTCCACCTACGGCGACAACTCCGTCGAGGACACCGGCGGCTCCTGGGCCTTCATCCAGGACACCGGCGACGCCTGGTGGAACGCGCAGCTCGCGGCCGGCAAGACGCCCGCCGAGATCGACGCGTACCTCGCGCAGTTCGACGTCTGGGACCGCAACGACTGGGACCACGACGGCAACTTCGACGAGCCCGACGGCTACATCGACCACTTCCAGGCCGTGCACGCCGGCATGGGCGAGGACGCGGGCGGCGGCGCGCAGGGCGAGGACGCCATCTGGTCGCACCGCTGGTACGTCAACGGCGACGACTTCGGGCTCACCGGCCCCGACGTCTCCGGCGCCCAGAACAAGGCGGGCGGCGCCCGCATCGGCCAGTCCAAGTACTGGCTCGGCGACTACACCACCGAGGGCGAGAACGGCGGACTCGGCGTCTTCTGCCACGAGTTCGGGCACGACCTCGGCCTGCCGGACTTCTACGACACCAACGGCGGCGAGAACTCCACCGCCTTCTGGACCCTGATGAGCTCCGGCTCCTGGCTCGGCCACGGCGCCGCCGCCAACGAGGGCATCGGCACCCACCCGGGTCTGATGGGCGCCGAGGAGAAGCTGTTCCTCGGCTGGCTGGACTACGCCGACGCGCCGCTCGGCGCCACCGGCTCGTACACCCTGAGCCCCGCCGCCCTCCAGGTCGCCGGCAAGGCGCAGGCCGTCCGCGTCGCGCTCCCCGACAAGGCGAGCAGCACCCCGTACGCCACGCCCACCTCCGGCACGCACGCCTGGTGGACCGGCTCCGCCGACGGCCTCAACCAGTCCCTCACCCGCTCCGTCCCCGCCACCTCGCGGGTCACGGTCAAGGCGAGCGCCTGGTACGAGATCGAGGCCGACTTCGACTACCTCTTCGCCGAGTACTCCCTCGACGGCGGCGCCAACTGGCAGCGCGCGGGCTCGGCCGTCTCCGGCTCCTCGGCCGGCAAGTGGACGACGCTGCGCTTCTCGTACGACGCCGCGGGCCAGCCCTCGCTGTTCCGCTTCCGCTACCAGACCGACGGCGGCGTGCACTTCGCCGGCGCCTTCCTCGACGACATCAGCTTCGCCACCGGCGGCACCACGCTCGCCTCCGACGACGTCGAGCAGGGCACCAACGGCTGGACCGCGCAGGACCGCTGGAAGATCTCCACCGGCACCGAGACGGCCACCTACCCGCGCTACTACCTGGTGGAGAACCGCGAGTACGTCGGCGCCGACGCGCTCCTCGCCGAGGGCCCGTACCAGTTCAGCAAGGGCATCACCGCCCCCGACTGGGTCGAGTTCTTCAAGTTCCAGAACGGCATGCTGGTCTGGTACGTGGACCGCTCGTACGACGACAACAACGTCAGCTCCCACCCCGGCGGCGGCTCGGCGATGGCGGTCGACGCCCGTCCGACCCCGTTCCGCTGGGACGACGGCACCGCGCCCAGCAACCGCCGTCAGCCCTTCGACGCCACCTTCGGCCTGGAGCCGACGGACGCGACCTGCCTCCACAAGGAGGTCCTGGTCGGCAAGGGCAAGCAGCAGACCGTCGCGACGAAGGCCGCCTGCGCGCCCTCCGTCCCCGGCATGCCGGTCTTCGACGACACCGACCCGAACGCCTACTACGACCCGACGGCCCCCCAGGCCAGCGTGAAGGTCGCGGGCCACGGCACGAAGGTCACCGTCACCGGCGACGCGGGCGACGACCTGACGATCACGGTGGCGAACCCGTAG
- a CDS encoding trehalose-6-phosphate synthase, which translates to MASVLVASNRGPVSYSVRDDGSLSARRGGGGLVSGLSAVSSEDSLWVCAALGEGDREAVRRGVAEPGVRMLDIDPEVYADAYNGIANSVLWFLHHHLYDIPREPVFDAAFRRRWASYRAYNRAFAEALAAAADEGAAVLVQDYHLALVPGMLRELRPDLRIGHFTHTPWAEPGYLRMLPEDILQELLWGMLGADELGFHTAMWSGAFMQGASFDNESGTAVPYFPAGTAWRGVEHRRGSGPGAQKRVTNVSVHPLGVDGDDLRALAHRPEVDARLARLRAEVGDRKTIVRVDRTELSKNILRGLMAYRELLTTHPEWRDRVVHLASAYPSRQDLESYRAYTASVVALAEEINAEFGTADWQPVLLSVEDDFTRSLAAYRLADVALVNPVRDGMNLVAKEIPVVSEAGCALVLSRGAGAYEELHTDALPVNPFDITETAEALHRALSMPPAERADRTKRLATASTALPPQRWFLNQLEALRGS; encoded by the coding sequence ATGGCTTCTGTCCTCGTGGCATCGAACCGCGGACCGGTCTCGTACAGCGTGCGCGACGACGGTTCGCTGAGCGCACGGCGGGGCGGCGGCGGCCTGGTCTCGGGCCTGAGCGCGGTGTCGTCCGAGGACAGCCTGTGGGTGTGCGCGGCGCTCGGCGAGGGCGACCGGGAGGCGGTGCGGCGCGGGGTCGCGGAGCCCGGGGTGCGGATGCTGGACATCGACCCGGAGGTGTACGCCGACGCGTACAACGGCATCGCGAACTCGGTGCTGTGGTTCCTCCACCACCACCTGTACGACATCCCCCGCGAGCCCGTCTTCGACGCGGCCTTCCGCCGCCGCTGGGCCTCGTACCGCGCCTACAACCGCGCCTTCGCCGAGGCGCTGGCCGCGGCCGCCGACGAGGGCGCGGCGGTGCTGGTGCAGGACTACCACCTGGCCCTGGTCCCCGGGATGCTGCGCGAGCTGCGCCCGGATCTGCGGATCGGGCACTTCACGCACACGCCGTGGGCGGAGCCGGGCTATCTGCGGATGCTGCCGGAGGACATCCTCCAGGAGCTGCTGTGGGGCATGCTCGGCGCGGACGAGCTGGGCTTCCACACGGCGATGTGGAGCGGTGCGTTCATGCAGGGCGCGTCCTTCGACAACGAGTCGGGGACCGCGGTGCCGTACTTCCCGGCGGGGACGGCCTGGCGGGGCGTGGAGCACCGGCGCGGCAGCGGGCCCGGCGCCCAGAAGCGCGTCACCAACGTCTCCGTCCACCCCCTCGGCGTCGACGGCGACGACCTGCGGGCCCTGGCCCACCGCCCCGAGGTGGACGCCCGCCTGGCCCGGCTCCGCGCGGAGGTCGGGGACCGGAAGACCATCGTCCGGGTCGACCGCACCGAGCTGTCGAAGAACATCCTGCGCGGCCTCATGGCCTACCGGGAGCTCCTCACCACCCACCCCGAATGGCGCGACCGGGTCGTCCACCTGGCCTCCGCCTACCCGTCCCGCCAGGACCTGGAGTCCTACCGCGCGTACACGGCCTCCGTCGTCGCCCTCGCCGAGGAGATCAACGCCGAGTTCGGCACGGCGGACTGGCAGCCGGTCCTGCTCTCCGTCGAGGACGACTTCACCCGCTCCCTCGCCGCCTACCGCCTCGCGGACGTGGCCCTGGTCAACCCGGTCCGCGACGGCATGAACCTGGTCGCCAAGGAGATCCCGGTGGTCTCCGAGGCCGGCTGCGCGCTCGTCCTGTCCCGCGGCGCCGGCGCGTACGAGGAGCTCCACACGGACGCCCTCCCGGTGAACCCCTTCGACATCACCGAGACCGCCGAGGCCCTCCACCGCGCCCTCTCGATGCCTCCGGCGGAACGCGCCGACCGCACCAAACGCCTCGCCACCGCGTCCACCGCCCTCCCACCCCAACGCTGGTTCCTGAACCAGCTGGAGGCCCTGCGGGGTTCCTGA
- a CDS encoding glucosyl-3-phosphoglycerate synthase, protein MLEEVERWLSRRSWSVADRPLEGILAAKRSTRGTTISVVLPALNEEATVGDIVRVIRRELMSESVPLVDELVVVDSGSTDRTAEVAAAAGARVVARDAILPRIPAVPGKGEVLWRSLMVTSGDIVCFVDADLKDFSADFVTGIVGPLLTDPDVAFVKAMYDRPLGTEFDGLASGKTPGQGGRVTELVARPLLNLHWPQLAGFVQPLGGEYAARRSLLERLPFPVGYGVELGLLVDALHTVGLDALAQVDVGVRKHRHQDGRALGRMAAAIYRTAQLRLSRGHLVRPRLTQFERSEDGDGESRFTPRTYEVDTEERPPMVEIAEYAERRRVA, encoded by the coding sequence TTGCTGGAAGAAGTGGAGCGCTGGCTGTCCCGGCGGTCCTGGTCCGTGGCCGACCGCCCGCTGGAGGGGATCCTCGCCGCCAAACGGAGTACGCGGGGTACGACGATCAGCGTCGTGCTGCCCGCGCTGAACGAGGAGGCGACGGTCGGGGACATCGTCCGGGTGATCCGCCGCGAACTGATGAGCGAGTCCGTGCCGCTCGTGGACGAGCTCGTCGTCGTCGACTCGGGCTCCACGGACCGTACGGCGGAGGTCGCGGCGGCGGCCGGCGCGCGGGTGGTCGCGCGGGACGCGATCCTGCCGCGGATCCCGGCGGTGCCCGGCAAGGGCGAGGTGCTGTGGCGGTCACTGATGGTGACGAGCGGCGACATCGTCTGCTTCGTGGACGCGGATCTCAAGGACTTCTCGGCGGACTTCGTCACGGGCATCGTGGGGCCGCTGCTCACCGATCCGGACGTGGCGTTCGTGAAGGCGATGTACGACCGCCCGCTCGGTACTGAATTCGATGGGCTCGCCTCCGGCAAGACCCCTGGTCAGGGCGGTCGGGTAACGGAGCTGGTGGCGCGGCCGCTGCTCAATCTGCACTGGCCGCAGCTGGCCGGTTTCGTCCAGCCGCTGGGCGGCGAGTACGCGGCGCGGCGCTCGCTGCTCGAACGGCTGCCGTTCCCGGTCGGTTACGGAGTGGAGCTGGGGCTCCTCGTCGACGCGCTGCACACGGTGGGCCTGGACGCGCTCGCGCAGGTGGACGTGGGGGTGCGCAAGCACCGGCACCAGGACGGGCGGGCGCTCGGCCGGATGGCGGCGGCGATCTACCGGACGGCCCAGCTGCGGCTCTCGCGGGGGCACCTGGTGCGGCCGCGGCTGACGCAGTTCGAGCGGAGCGAGGACGGGGACGGGGAGTCGCGCTTCACCCCCCGTACGTACGAGGTGGACACGGAGGAGCGGCCGCCGATGGTGGAGATCGCGGAGTACGCGGAGCGGCGCCGCGTGGCGTAA
- the thrC gene encoding threonine synthase, with translation MAVQTVASATTSATATASVDLGPASGLSCRECGEIFPLGPIFACELCFGPLEVAYDLPTGDPEALRKRIEAGPANIWRYAPLLPVPADVAEKPNLNPGWTKLVQADNLARELGVEPGKLFVKDDSGNPTHSFKDRVVAQAIEAARAFGFTTLSCSSTGNLAGAVGAAAARAGFRSCVFIPHDLEQGKVVMAAVYGGDLVGIEGNYDDVNRFCSELIGDPLGEGWGFVNVNLRPYYGEGSKTLAYEICEQLGWVIPDQLVIPIASGSQLTKIDKGLQELIKLGLVEDKPYKIFGAQAEGCSPVSVAFKAGHDVVRPQKPNTIAKSLAIGNPADGPYVLDIARRTGGAVEDVNDEQVVEAIKILARTEGIFAETAGGVTVGVTKKLVEAGLIDPALTTVVLNTGDGLKTLDAVAETSQATATIRPSLDAFRDAGLAH, from the coding sequence ATGGCTGTTCAGACCGTCGCATCCGCGACCACCTCCGCCACCGCCACCGCCTCTGTCGACCTCGGTCCCGCGTCCGGACTTTCCTGCCGCGAGTGCGGCGAGATCTTCCCGCTCGGCCCGATCTTCGCCTGCGAACTCTGTTTCGGTCCGCTCGAAGTCGCCTACGACCTGCCGACCGGCGACCCCGAGGCGCTGCGCAAGCGCATCGAGGCCGGCCCGGCGAACATCTGGCGCTACGCCCCGCTGCTCCCCGTCCCGGCCGACGTCGCCGAGAAGCCGAACCTGAACCCCGGCTGGACCAAGCTCGTGCAGGCCGACAACCTGGCCCGTGAGCTCGGCGTCGAGCCCGGCAAGCTGTTCGTCAAGGACGACTCCGGCAACCCGACCCACTCCTTCAAGGACCGGGTCGTCGCCCAGGCCATCGAGGCCGCCCGCGCCTTCGGCTTCACCACCCTCTCCTGCTCCTCCACCGGCAACCTGGCCGGCGCCGTCGGCGCCGCCGCCGCCCGCGCCGGCTTCCGCTCCTGCGTGTTCATCCCGCACGACCTGGAGCAGGGCAAGGTCGTCATGGCCGCCGTCTACGGCGGTGACCTCGTCGGCATCGAGGGCAACTACGACGACGTCAACCGCTTCTGCTCGGAGCTCATCGGCGACCCGCTCGGCGAGGGCTGGGGCTTCGTGAACGTCAACCTCCGCCCGTACTACGGCGAGGGCTCCAAGACGCTCGCGTACGAGATCTGCGAGCAGCTCGGCTGGGTCATCCCGGACCAGCTGGTCATCCCGATCGCCTCCGGCTCCCAGCTCACCAAGATCGACAAGGGTCTGCAGGAGCTCATCAAGCTGGGCCTGGTCGAGGACAAGCCGTACAAGATCTTCGGCGCCCAGGCCGAGGGCTGCTCCCCGGTCTCCGTCGCCTTCAAGGCCGGCCACGACGTCGTACGGCCGCAGAAGCCGAACACCATCGCCAAGTCGCTGGCCATCGGCAACCCGGCCGACGGCCCGTACGTCCTCGACATCGCCCGCCGCACCGGCGGCGCCGTGGAGGACGTCAACGACGAGCAGGTCGTCGAGGCCATCAAGATCCTCGCCCGCACCGAGGGCATCTTCGCCGAGACCGCGGGCGGCGTGACCGTCGGCGTGACGAAGAAGCTCGTCGAGGCCGGTCTCATCGACCCGGCCCTCACCACCGTCGTCCTCAACACGGGCGACGGACTCAAGACCCTGGACGCCGTGGCCGAGACTTCTCAGGCGACCGCCACCATCCGCCCGAGCCTGGACGCGTTCCGCGACGCGGGCCTGGCCCACTGA
- a CDS encoding MoaD/ThiS family protein → MAVNVRIPTILRTYTGGQAEVPAEGGTLAEVIADLEKNHTGIAARVLDDQGKLRRFVNVYVNDDDVRFEQGLETATPDGAGISIIPAVAGGC, encoded by the coding sequence ATGGCCGTGAACGTCCGCATCCCCACCATCCTCCGCACCTACACCGGCGGCCAGGCCGAGGTCCCCGCCGAGGGCGGCACCCTCGCCGAGGTCATCGCCGACCTGGAGAAGAACCACACGGGCATCGCCGCCCGCGTCCTGGACGACCAGGGCAAGCTGCGCCGCTTCGTCAACGTGTACGTGAACGACGACGACGTGCGCTTCGAGCAGGGCCTGGAGACGGCGACGCCGGACGGCGCCGGCATCTCGATCATTCCGGCGGTCGCCGGCGGCTGCTGA
- a CDS encoding cold-shock protein, with amino-acid sequence MAQGTVKWFNAEKGYGFIAVDGGADVFVHYSAIQMDGYRTLEEGQRVEFEISQGQKGPQADMVKLAASA; translated from the coding sequence ATGGCTCAGGGCACCGTCAAGTGGTTCAACGCGGAGAAGGGCTACGGCTTCATCGCGGTCGACGGTGGTGCGGATGTTTTCGTCCACTACAGCGCGATCCAGATGGACGGCTACCGCACCCTTGAAGAAGGGCAGCGTGTCGAGTTCGAGATCTCGCAGGGCCAGAAGGGCCCGCAGGCGGACATGGTCAAGCTCGCCGCCTCTGCCTGA
- the groL gene encoding chaperonin GroEL (60 kDa chaperone family; promotes refolding of misfolded polypeptides especially under stressful conditions; forms two stacked rings of heptamers to form a barrel-shaped 14mer; ends can be capped by GroES; misfolded proteins enter the barrel where they are refolded when GroES binds), with amino-acid sequence MAKIIAFDEEARRGLERGMNQLADAVKVTLGPKGRNVVLEKKWGAPTITNDGVSIAKEIELEDPYEKIGAELVKEVAKKTDDVAGDGTTTATVLAQALVREGLRNVAAGANPMALKRGIEKAVEAVSGALLDQAKEVETKEQIASTASISAADTQIGELIAEAMDKVGKEGVITVEESQTFGLELELTEGMRFDKGYISAYFATDMERMEAALEDPYILIVNSKISSVKDLLPLLEKVMQSGKPLLIIAEDVEGEALSTLVVNKIRGTFKSVAVKAPGFGDRRKAMLNDIAILTGGTVISEEVGLKLENAGLDLLGRARKVVITKDETTIVDGAGESEQVAGRVNQIRAEIENSDSDYDREKLQERLAKLAGGVAVIKAGAATEVELKERKHRIEDAVRNAKAAVEEGIVAGGGVALLQAGSVFEKLELDGDEATGAEIVRKALAAPLTQISVNAGLEGGVVVEKVRNLPVGHGLNAASGEYVDMIAEGIIDPAKVTRSALQNAASIAALFLTTEAVIADKPEKAAAPAGGGMPGGDMDF; translated from the coding sequence ATGGCCAAGATCATCGCGTTCGACGAGGAGGCCCGGCGCGGTCTCGAGCGCGGCATGAACCAGCTCGCTGACGCCGTCAAGGTCACCCTCGGCCCGAAGGGCCGCAACGTCGTCCTCGAGAAGAAGTGGGGCGCCCCCACGATCACCAACGATGGTGTCTCCATCGCCAAGGAGATCGAGCTCGAGGACCCGTACGAGAAGATCGGCGCCGAGCTGGTCAAGGAAGTCGCCAAGAAGACGGACGACGTCGCCGGCGACGGTACGACCACCGCCACCGTGCTCGCCCAGGCGCTGGTCCGCGAGGGCCTGCGCAACGTCGCCGCCGGCGCCAACCCGATGGCCCTCAAGCGCGGCATCGAGAAGGCCGTCGAGGCCGTCTCCGGTGCGCTGCTCGACCAGGCCAAGGAGGTCGAGACCAAGGAGCAGATCGCCTCCACCGCCTCCATCTCCGCCGCCGACACCCAGATCGGCGAGCTCATCGCCGAGGCCATGGACAAGGTCGGCAAGGAAGGCGTCATCACGGTCGAGGAGTCCCAGACCTTCGGTCTGGAGCTCGAGCTCACCGAGGGCATGCGCTTCGACAAGGGCTACATCTCGGCGTACTTCGCGACCGACATGGAGCGCATGGAGGCCGCGCTCGAGGACCCGTACATCCTCATCGTCAACTCCAAGATCTCCTCCGTGAAGGACCTGCTCCCGCTCCTGGAGAAGGTCATGCAGTCGGGCAAGCCGCTGCTGATCATCGCCGAGGACGTCGAGGGCGAGGCCCTGTCGACCCTGGTCGTCAACAAGATCCGCGGCACCTTCAAGTCCGTCGCGGTCAAGGCCCCGGGCTTCGGCGACCGTCGCAAGGCCATGCTGAACGACATCGCCATCCTCACCGGCGGCACGGTCATCTCCGAGGAGGTCGGCCTCAAGCTGGAGAACGCCGGTCTCGACCTCCTGGGCCGCGCCCGCAAGGTCGTCATCACCAAGGACGAGACCACCATCGTCGACGGTGCCGGCGAGAGCGAGCAGGTCGCCGGTCGCGTGAACCAGATCCGCGCCGAGATCGAGAACAGCGACTCGGACTACGACCGCGAGAAGCTCCAGGAGCGCCTGGCGAAGCTCGCCGGTGGCGTCGCCGTCATCAAGGCCGGTGCCGCGACCGAGGTCGAGCTCAAGGAGCGCAAGCACCGCATCGAGGACGCCGTTCGCAACGCGAAGGCGGCCGTCGAGGAGGGCATCGTCGCCGGTGGTGGCGTGGCCCTGCTGCAGGCCGGTTCGGTCTTCGAGAAGCTGGAGCTGGACGGCGACGAGGCCACCGGTGCCGAGATCGTCCGCAAGGCGCTGGCCGCCCCGCTGACCCAGATCTCCGTGAACGCCGGCCTCGAGGGCGGCGTCGTGGTGGAGAAGGTCCGCAACCTGCCCGTCGGTCACGGCCTGAACGCCGCCTCCGGCGAGTACGTCGACATGATCGCCGAGGGCATCATCGACCCGGCCAAGGTGACGCGCTCCGCGCTGCAGAACGCCGCCTCCATCGCGGCCCTGTTCCTCACCACCGAGGCCGTCATCGCCGACAAGCCGGAGAAGGCCGCCGCGCCGGCCGGCGGCGGCATGCCGGGCGGTGACATGGACTTCTGA